Proteins encoded in a region of the Miscanthus floridulus cultivar M001 unplaced genomic scaffold, ASM1932011v1 fs_29_1_2, whole genome shotgun sequence genome:
- the LOC136531184 gene encoding senescence-specific cysteine protease SAG39-like yields the protein MMASTSAYTNPPLINALSLVVIMCCATNLRYAAMAAGGRRDASTVSGGDDVAQDMAMRARFERWVAKHGRTYKDHAEKARRYEVFRSNAEFVDSYNAAAVGARGKSSKSRPRLATNKFSDLTSEEFEAMYLNDNVGKVERLISNRINGSIPGFMYGNLSESDVPASRNWTAMGAVTAVKDQTDQCASCWAFSAVAAVEGIHAIRSGHLVSLSEQQLLDCSTGRKNRGCNKGDMEEAFLYIAGQEHRRRRNHSRIVPSATSGVFWNGGLSEESAYPYLAVQSKCSALTKPAVAAIRGFQYVPANNETALRLAVSRQPVSLALDATAFQHYSSGVYGAAGVVRCKNSSLNHALTAVGYGTDEHGTRYWLMKNSWGTGWGERGYVKIARDVATDAAGVCGLAVQASYPIA from the exons ATGATGGCCTCGACGTCTGCTTACACCAATCCACCACTGATAAACGCCTTGTCCCTCGTTGTTATCATGTGCTGCGCCACAAATTTGCGGTACGCAGCGATGGCGGCGGGCGGCCGCCGTGACGCCTCTACGGTCTCCGGCGGGGACGACGTCGCCCAGGACATGGCGATGAGGGCGCGGTTCGAGAGGTGGGTGGCGAAGCACGGACGCACGTACAAGGACCACGCCGAGAAGGCGCGGCGGTACGAGGTGTTCAGGTCCAACGCCGAGTTCGTCGACTCCTACAacgcggcggcggtgggggcgcGGGGCAAGAGCAGCAAGTCGAGGCCGAGGCTGGCGACGAACAAGTTCTCCGACCTCACCAGCGAGGAATTTGAGGCCATGTACCTTAACGACAACGTCGGCAAAGTCGAACGGCTCATCAGTAATCGCATCAATGGCAGCATACCGGGGTTCATGTACGGGAACCTCTCGGAGTCGGACGTTCCGGCTAGCAGGAACTGGACAGCCATGGGAGCCGTCACCGCTGTCAAGGACCAAACCGATCAGTGTG CGTCTTGCTGGGCGTTCTCGGCGGTGGCGGCCGTGGAGGGCATCCACGCGATCAGGTCCggccacctggtctccctctcggAGCAGCAGCTGCTGGACTGCTCCACCGGAAGGAAGAACCGCGGCTGCAACAAGGGCGACATGGAGGAGGCCTTCCTGTACATCGCCGGGCaagagcatcgccgtcgtcggaACCACAGCCGCATCGTCCCCTCGGCCACCAGCGGTGTGTTCTGGAACGGCGGGCTCAGCGAGGAGTCGGCCTACCCGTACCTAGCCGTGCAGAGCAAGTGCAGCGCGTTGACGAAGCCGGCCGTCGCCGCCATCCGGGGCTTCCAGTACGTGCCCGCCAACAACGAGACCGCGCTCCGGCTGGCCGTCTCCAGGCAGCCTGTGTCCCTGGCGCTCGACGCCACGGCTTTCCAGCACTACTCGAGTGGAGTCTATGGCGCGGCTGGCGTCGTCAGGTGTAAGAATAGTAGCCTCAACCATGCCCTCACCGCGGTGGGGTACGGCACAGATGAGCACGGCACTAGGTATTGGTTGATGAAGAACTCCTGGGGAACCGGCTGGGGCGAGAGGG